A DNA window from Camelina sativa cultivar DH55 chromosome 17, Cs, whole genome shotgun sequence contains the following coding sequences:
- the LOC104758397 gene encoding probable serine/threonine-protein kinase At4g35230 isoform X2: MGCCQSSFLKPSSLHDKRLTSNDISGRRGKGTKRSNRHRHPPNINEGRGWHFSDVPDFFEFSATDLRNATNDFNQNAVVSVCSDQEPNVVYRGCIQNDKDVRLIAVKKFSKSTWPDPKQFEAEARAIGKLRHVRLVNLIGYCCDGDERLLVSEYMPNDTLNKHLFHWEKQTMEWAMRLRVALYVAEGLEYCRQSGHKLYHDFNTCRVLFDENGSPRLSCYGWMKNSKDGKNFSTNLAYTPPEYLISESVVFSFGTFLLDLLSGKHIPPSHAVDTIQKQNLLVLMDSHLEGNYPEEDAAAVFDLASKCLHNNPKDRPEIIDIISVLATLQQKRDVPSYAMLGILKHENHETERSNSLIYDACHHMDLAALHQILEAMEYKEDDVTCELSFQQWAQQIKDVWNTRQQGDSAFRNKSFESAIKKYTQFIETGIMISPIVYARRSMCYLFCDQPDAALRDAMQAQCVYSDWPTAVYLQAVALAKLNMVEDSASMLKEASILEEKRCS, from the exons ATGGGTTGCTGTCAATCGTCTTTCTTGAAACCATCGTCCTTGCATGACAAGAGACTCACCTCTAATGATATCTCCGGCCGTCGTGGAAAAGGAACCAAACGTAGTAATCGCCACCGTCATCCTCCTAACATTAATGAAGGCAGGGGATGGCATTTTTCCGACGTGCCGGACTTCTTCGAGTTCTCCGCGACGGATCTTCGTAACGCCACAAACGATTTCAACCAAAACGCAGTCGTATCAGTTTGTTCTGATCAAGAACCGAACGTTGTTTACCGAGGCTGCATTCAAAACGACAAAGACGTACGTCTTATTGCTGTTAAAAAGTTCTCCAAATCAACATGGCCTGATCCCAAACAATTCGAA GCAGAAGCTCGGGCTATCGGGAAACTGAGGCACGTAAGACTGGTGAATTTGATAGGTTATTGTTGTGACGGAGATGAAAGGTTGCTTGTATCGGAGTATATGCCCAATGACACCCTCAACAAACATCTGTTTCATT GGGAAAAACAAACCATGGAGTGGGCCATGCGATTGAGAGTTGCCCTTTACGTAGCTGAAGGTTTAGAATATTGTAGACAGAGTGGACACAAATTGTACCATGATTTCAATACTTGTCGGGTTCTCTTTGATGAG AACGGAAGTCCTCGGCTTTCATGTTATGGGTGGATGAAAAATAGCAAAGATGGCAAAAACTTCAGCACGAATCTTGCTTATACACCGCCCGAATATCTTATAAGTG AGAGTGTTGTCTTCAGCTTTGGGACGTTTCTTTTGGATCTTCTTAGTGGGAAACACATCCCTCCGAGTCAT GCAGTTGATACAATTCAAAAGCAAAACTTACTTGTATTGATGGATTCACATTTAGAAGGAAACTATCCAGAGGAAGACGCTGCCGCCGTGTTTGATTTGGCTTCCAAATGCCTCCACAATAACCCCAAGGATAGACCAGAAATTATAGATATCATCTCAGTTCTCGCTACACTTCAACAGAAACGAGATGTTCCGTCCTATGCTATGCTTGGAATTTTGAAACATGAAAACCATGAAACGGAACGCTCAAATTCTCTAATTTACGATGCATGTCACCATATGGACCTTGCAGCTCTTCATCAGATTCTTGAAGCAATGGAATACAAAGAGGACGACGTTACTTGTGAGCTCTCTTTCCAGCAATGGGCTCAACAAATAAAAGATGTGTGGAACACTAGACAACAAGGCGATTCAGCTTTTCGGAACAAATCTTTCGAATCTgctattaaaaaatatactcag TTCATAGAAACAGGAATCATGATCTCTCCCATTGTTTATGCACGAAGGAGCATGTGCTATCTCTTTTGCGACCAGCCAGATGCAGCACTACGAGATGCGATGCAAGCACAATGCGTCTATTCCGACTGGCCCACTGCAGTTTACCTCCAGGCCGTAGCTCTCGCAAAGCTGAATATGGTCGAAGATTCAGCTAGCATGCTAAAAGAAGCCTCGATCTTGGAAGAAAAGAGGTGTTCATAA
- the LOC104758397 gene encoding probable serine/threonine-protein kinase At4g35230 isoform X1 translates to MGCCQSSFLKPSSLHDKRLTSNDISGRRGKGTKRSNRHRHPPNINEGRGWHFSDVPDFFEFSATDLRNATNDFNQNAVVSVCSDQEPNVVYRGCIQNDKDVRLIAVKKFSKSTWPDPKQFEAEARAIGKLRHVRLVNLIGYCCDGDERLLVSEYMPNDTLNKHLFHWEKQTMEWAMRLRVALYVAEGLEYCRQSGHKLYHDFNTCRVLFDENGSPRLSCYGWMKNSKDGKNFSTNLAYTPPEYLISGTLIPESVVFSFGTFLLDLLSGKHIPPSHAVDTIQKQNLLVLMDSHLEGNYPEEDAAAVFDLASKCLHNNPKDRPEIIDIISVLATLQQKRDVPSYAMLGILKHENHETERSNSLIYDACHHMDLAALHQILEAMEYKEDDVTCELSFQQWAQQIKDVWNTRQQGDSAFRNKSFESAIKKYTQFIETGIMISPIVYARRSMCYLFCDQPDAALRDAMQAQCVYSDWPTAVYLQAVALAKLNMVEDSASMLKEASILEEKRCS, encoded by the exons ATGGGTTGCTGTCAATCGTCTTTCTTGAAACCATCGTCCTTGCATGACAAGAGACTCACCTCTAATGATATCTCCGGCCGTCGTGGAAAAGGAACCAAACGTAGTAATCGCCACCGTCATCCTCCTAACATTAATGAAGGCAGGGGATGGCATTTTTCCGACGTGCCGGACTTCTTCGAGTTCTCCGCGACGGATCTTCGTAACGCCACAAACGATTTCAACCAAAACGCAGTCGTATCAGTTTGTTCTGATCAAGAACCGAACGTTGTTTACCGAGGCTGCATTCAAAACGACAAAGACGTACGTCTTATTGCTGTTAAAAAGTTCTCCAAATCAACATGGCCTGATCCCAAACAATTCGAA GCAGAAGCTCGGGCTATCGGGAAACTGAGGCACGTAAGACTGGTGAATTTGATAGGTTATTGTTGTGACGGAGATGAAAGGTTGCTTGTATCGGAGTATATGCCCAATGACACCCTCAACAAACATCTGTTTCATT GGGAAAAACAAACCATGGAGTGGGCCATGCGATTGAGAGTTGCCCTTTACGTAGCTGAAGGTTTAGAATATTGTAGACAGAGTGGACACAAATTGTACCATGATTTCAATACTTGTCGGGTTCTCTTTGATGAG AACGGAAGTCCTCGGCTTTCATGTTATGGGTGGATGAAAAATAGCAAAGATGGCAAAAACTTCAGCACGAATCTTGCTTATACACCGCCCGAATATCTTATAAGTG gTACGTTAATTCCAGAGAGTGTTGTCTTCAGCTTTGGGACGTTTCTTTTGGATCTTCTTAGTGGGAAACACATCCCTCCGAGTCAT GCAGTTGATACAATTCAAAAGCAAAACTTACTTGTATTGATGGATTCACATTTAGAAGGAAACTATCCAGAGGAAGACGCTGCCGCCGTGTTTGATTTGGCTTCCAAATGCCTCCACAATAACCCCAAGGATAGACCAGAAATTATAGATATCATCTCAGTTCTCGCTACACTTCAACAGAAACGAGATGTTCCGTCCTATGCTATGCTTGGAATTTTGAAACATGAAAACCATGAAACGGAACGCTCAAATTCTCTAATTTACGATGCATGTCACCATATGGACCTTGCAGCTCTTCATCAGATTCTTGAAGCAATGGAATACAAAGAGGACGACGTTACTTGTGAGCTCTCTTTCCAGCAATGGGCTCAACAAATAAAAGATGTGTGGAACACTAGACAACAAGGCGATTCAGCTTTTCGGAACAAATCTTTCGAATCTgctattaaaaaatatactcag TTCATAGAAACAGGAATCATGATCTCTCCCATTGTTTATGCACGAAGGAGCATGTGCTATCTCTTTTGCGACCAGCCAGATGCAGCACTACGAGATGCGATGCAAGCACAATGCGTCTATTCCGACTGGCCCACTGCAGTTTACCTCCAGGCCGTAGCTCTCGCAAAGCTGAATATGGTCGAAGATTCAGCTAGCATGCTAAAAGAAGCCTCGATCTTGGAAGAAAAGAGGTGTTCATAA
- the LOC109130016 gene encoding uncharacterized protein LOC109130016: MYRDQPSYTGKTWSASISRMNQVDAFDEYLRLSETMAILCLENFVKGIISLFGDEYLRRPTPEDLQRLLDIGELRGFPGMIGSIDVCIGSGRIARLHGKVNIHEALESRQSF, translated from the exons ATGTACAG AGACCAACCATCTTATACAGGCAAGACATGGAGTGCTTCCATTTCACGAATGAATCAAG TGGATGCATTTGATGAATATCTCCGTCTTTCTGAAACAATGGCGATTTTATGCTTGGAAAACTTTGTTAAAGGCATAATAAgtttatttggagatgagtacttgAGGAGACCCACACCTGAGGATCTTCAACGACTACTTGATATTGGAGAGCTacgtggatttcccgggatgataggaagcatcgatgtatgcattgggagtggaagaattgcccgactgcatggaaaggtcaatatACACGAGGCTCTGGAAAGCCGACAATCGTTTTAG